From one Bradyrhizobium sp. Ash2021 genomic stretch:
- a CDS encoding type II secretion system F family protein, producing the protein MNTQTLALAFLAATAIGGVAWVFLYPSLSGEKKAEARRSSVARPEPAARQADKNQRSRREQVEGTLKELDARRQKDKKVALSTRITQAGLSWSTQKFWIISGVLAAVAFMLTFIAGGGPLGSAGMAFAAGFGLPRWILNFLKKRRETAFLKALPDAVDVIVRGIKAGLPLFESIKVVAADAPEPLKGEFLAIIETQTIGMPLGEACARLFERMPLPEANFFGIVIAIQQKSGGNLSEALGNLSKVLRDRKKMREKIQAMSMEAKASAGIIGSLPPIVMLLVWITTPDYIALLWTHSTGQLMLVACLLWMACGILVMKKMINFDF; encoded by the coding sequence ATGAACACCCAAACGCTCGCACTGGCTTTCCTGGCCGCCACCGCCATCGGCGGCGTGGCATGGGTCTTTCTCTACCCGTCGCTCTCGGGAGAGAAAAAGGCCGAGGCGCGCCGTTCATCGGTCGCGCGACCCGAACCCGCGGCGCGCCAAGCCGACAAGAATCAGCGTTCTCGCCGCGAGCAGGTCGAAGGCACGCTGAAGGAACTCGATGCGCGCCGCCAAAAGGACAAGAAGGTCGCGCTGAGCACCCGCATCACCCAGGCCGGGCTGAGCTGGTCGACCCAGAAATTCTGGATCATCTCCGGTGTTCTTGCGGCCGTCGCCTTCATGCTCACCTTCATCGCCGGGGGCGGCCCGCTCGGTTCCGCCGGCATGGCTTTCGCCGCCGGCTTCGGCCTGCCGCGCTGGATTTTGAACTTTCTGAAGAAGCGCCGGGAAACGGCCTTTCTCAAAGCGCTGCCCGACGCCGTGGACGTGATCGTTCGCGGCATCAAGGCCGGACTGCCGCTGTTTGAATCCATCAAGGTGGTCGCTGCCGACGCGCCGGAGCCGCTGAAGGGCGAGTTCCTGGCCATCATCGAAACCCAGACCATCGGCATGCCGCTTGGCGAGGCCTGCGCCCGCCTGTTCGAGCGAATGCCGCTGCCGGAGGCCAATTTCTTCGGCATCGTGATCGCGATCCAGCAGAAGTCGGGCGGCAACCTGTCCGAGGCTCTCGGCAATCTGTCCAAGGTGCTGCGCGACCGCAAGAAGATGCGAGAAAAGATTCAGGCGATGTCGATGGAAGCCAAGGCCTCCGCGGGCATCATCGGCTCGCTGCCGCCGATCGTGATGCTGCTGGTCTGGATCACGACCCCCGACTACATCGCGCTGTTGTGGACCCACTCGACCGGACAATTGATGCTGGTGGCCTGCCTGCTCTGGATGGCCTGCGGCATCCTGGTGATGAAGAAAATGATCAACTTCGATTTCTGA
- a CDS encoding type II secretion system F family protein, producing MIDFLVTKLHDARFMTMLLAAIAAGATAYTLVMPLFAGEGLAKRMKAVASERERIRQRERERLAKTEKVSLRQTPKQIVSKVVEDFNLSKWLAQEAARDKLTMAGYRGQAPYITFLFARAVAPIVLFLGAILYVFVITHMEKTLPVKIGICIGAAYLGLQAPMLFLKNAIAKRQLSIKRAFPDALDLLLICIESGMSVEVAFRKVATEIVTQSVALSEEFALTTAELSYLQDRKVAYENLAKRTGLDGVKSVCLALQQSERYGTPLGQSLRVMAQENRDMRMSEAEKKAAALPPKLTVPMILFFLPCLFIVILGPSYIKVMAIH from the coding sequence ATGATTGATTTTCTCGTCACAAAACTTCATGACGCCAGGTTCATGACCATGCTGCTCGCCGCCATTGCCGCGGGCGCGACCGCCTACACGCTGGTGATGCCGCTGTTCGCGGGCGAAGGCCTCGCCAAGCGCATGAAGGCCGTAGCCTCCGAGCGCGAACGGATCAGGCAGCGCGAGCGTGAGCGTCTCGCCAAGACGGAAAAGGTATCGCTGCGCCAGACGCCGAAGCAGATCGTCTCCAAGGTGGTGGAAGACTTCAACCTGTCCAAATGGCTGGCGCAGGAAGCCGCGCGCGACAAGCTGACGATGGCGGGCTATCGCGGCCAGGCGCCTTACATCACGTTCCTGTTCGCTCGCGCGGTGGCGCCGATCGTCCTGTTTCTCGGCGCGATCCTGTACGTCTTCGTGATCACGCATATGGAAAAAACGCTGCCGGTCAAGATCGGCATTTGCATCGGCGCGGCCTATCTCGGACTGCAGGCGCCGATGCTGTTCCTGAAAAACGCGATCGCCAAGCGCCAGCTCTCCATCAAGCGCGCCTTTCCCGATGCGCTCGACCTGCTGCTGATCTGCATCGAGTCCGGCATGTCGGTCGAAGTCGCCTTCCGCAAGGTCGCCACCGAGATTGTTACGCAATCGGTGGCGCTGTCGGAGGAATTCGCGCTGACCACCGCCGAACTGTCCTATCTGCAGGACCGCAAGGTGGCTTACGAGAATTTGGCGAAGCGCACCGGCCTCGACGGCGTCAAGTCGGTCTGTCTGGCCTTGCAGCAGTCGGAACGATACGGCACGCCGCTCGGACAGAGCCTGCGCGTGATGGCGCAGGAAAATCGCGACATGCGCATGAGCGAAGCCGAGAAGAAGGCCGCGGCGCTGCCGCCGAAGCTCACGGTGCCGATGATCCTGTTCTTCCTGCCATGCCTGTTTATCGTCATTCTCGGGCCGAGCTACATCAAGGTCATGGCGATCCATTAA
- a CDS encoding tetratricopeptide repeat protein — translation MRRQSSHTGHLARYLASAALTALLAAGLGGCQTMSDVTGAITSRGDAKSDFKPEAVPDDPRRAVEAYGDRYRANPKDADAALAYGQALRATGQRAQAAAVLEQATIAHPGNKALLAGYGRALADNGNSQAAFDVLSRAHSPDNPDWRILSVQGTALDKLGKHEEARRYYASALRIVPDEPSVLSNLGLSYMLTRDLPKAEETLRRAYANARADARVRQNLALVVGLQGRFAEAETIVKADLPADEAAANVGYLKEMLNRKDNPRTGARTVPVAALSQPD, via the coding sequence ATGCGTCGACAGTCCAGCCATACAGGGCATCTTGCCCGCTATCTCGCCTCCGCGGCGTTGACCGCGCTATTGGCCGCGGGCCTTGGCGGCTGCCAGACTATGTCCGACGTGACGGGGGCGATCACCTCCAGGGGTGACGCCAAATCTGACTTCAAGCCGGAAGCGGTGCCCGACGATCCGCGCCGCGCGGTCGAGGCGTATGGCGATCGCTATCGCGCCAACCCTAAGGATGCCGACGCCGCCCTTGCCTATGGCCAGGCGCTCCGCGCCACCGGGCAGCGCGCCCAGGCCGCGGCGGTGCTCGAACAGGCCACCATCGCCCATCCCGGCAACAAGGCGCTGCTCGCCGGCTACGGCCGTGCGCTCGCCGACAACGGCAATTCGCAGGCCGCCTTCGACGTGCTCAGCCGCGCCCATTCGCCCGACAACCCCGACTGGCGCATCCTTTCGGTGCAGGGCACCGCGCTCGACAAGCTCGGCAAGCACGAGGAGGCACGCCGCTATTACGCGAGCGCGCTGCGGATCGTGCCGGACGAACCGTCGGTGCTGTCCAATCTCGGCCTTTCCTACATGCTGACCAGGGATCTGCCGAAGGCGGAGGAAACGCTGCGCCGCGCCTATGCCAACGCCCGGGCCGACGCGCGGGTGCGGCAAAATCTGGCGCTGGTGGTCGGCCTGCAGGGCCGCTTCGCCGAGGCGGAGACCATCGTGAAGGCCGATCTGCCGGCGGACGAGGCGGCGGCGAATGTCGGCTATCTCAAGGAAATGCTGAACCGCAAGGACAATCCGCGCACCGGTGCCCGAACGGTGCCGGTCGCCGCGCTCAGCCAGCCCGACTGA
- a CDS encoding leucyl aminopeptidase family protein, which yields MPSVFETAPAASAIPIVFVTKATWEAVSGELAAEGRQFALANGFAAKPGKYLALPAADGRIAQVLFGLEDGSAASRDLFRPGALPGLLPPGLYRFANAPHDLRLATLAFALGSYRFGRYRKADAPDVRLVPSEGIDAADIQRMADATALARDLINTPSNDMGPEELAQAAQTLAARFGASFNCITGDELVRQNFPLIHAVGMASPRAPRLIDFSWGDPAHPKVTLVGKGVCFDTGGLDLKPSSGMLIMKKDMGGAANVLALAQMVMDAKLKLRLRVLIPAVENAVAGNAFRPLDIFKSRKGVTVEIGNTDAEGRLVLADALALACEEKPDLLVDLGTLTGAARVALGPDLPPFYTNDERLAGDVARCAKGENDPLWRMPLWPPYDSWLDSKTADINNAPPGGLAGSIICALFLQRFVTEATRWLHVDIYGWTPSAKPARPEGGECQAARAIYKLLSERYG from the coding sequence ATGCCCTCCGTGTTCGAGACCGCGCCTGCCGCTTCAGCCATCCCCATTGTCTTCGTTACCAAGGCGACCTGGGAGGCGGTCAGCGGCGAGCTTGCCGCCGAGGGGCGGCAATTCGCGCTCGCCAACGGGTTTGCGGCAAAGCCCGGAAAATACCTGGCGCTGCCGGCGGCCGATGGCCGGATCGCGCAGGTGCTGTTCGGCCTCGAGGACGGGAGCGCCGCATCCCGCGACCTGTTCCGGCCCGGCGCGTTGCCGGGCCTGCTGCCGCCGGGCCTCTATCGTTTTGCCAATGCGCCACACGACCTCCGGCTGGCCACGCTCGCTTTCGCGCTGGGCAGCTACCGCTTCGGGCGCTATCGCAAGGCAGACGCGCCCGACGTCAGGCTGGTGCCGTCCGAGGGTATCGATGCCGCCGACATCCAGCGGATGGCGGACGCCACGGCGCTCGCCCGCGATCTCATTAACACGCCGTCCAACGATATGGGACCCGAGGAACTGGCGCAGGCCGCGCAGACGCTCGCGGCGCGCTTCGGCGCCAGCTTCAATTGCATCACCGGCGACGAGCTGGTGCGGCAGAACTTTCCGCTGATTCACGCGGTCGGCATGGCCTCGCCGCGCGCGCCGCGCCTGATCGATTTCAGCTGGGGCGACCCTGCGCACCCCAAGGTGACGCTGGTCGGCAAGGGCGTGTGTTTCGATACCGGCGGGCTCGATCTCAAGCCATCGAGCGGCATGCTGATCATGAAGAAGGACATGGGCGGCGCCGCCAATGTGCTGGCGCTGGCGCAGATGGTGATGGACGCGAAGCTGAAGCTGCGGCTCAGGGTGCTGATCCCGGCGGTCGAGAACGCGGTCGCCGGCAACGCCTTCCGCCCGCTCGACATCTTCAAGTCGCGCAAGGGGGTCACAGTGGAGATCGGCAATACCGACGCCGAAGGCCGGCTGGTGCTGGCGGATGCGCTGGCGCTGGCCTGCGAGGAGAAGCCCGATCTCTTGGTCGATCTGGGAACCCTGACCGGTGCTGCGCGGGTGGCGCTGGGGCCGGATTTACCCCCCTTTTACACCAATGATGAGAGGCTGGCCGGGGACGTCGCGCGCTGCGCCAAAGGGGAGAACGATCCGCTGTGGCGAATGCCGCTGTGGCCGCCTTACGATTCCTGGCTGGATTCGAAGACCGCCGACATCAACAACGCGCCGCCCGGCGGCTTAGCCGGCTCGATCATTTGCGCGCTGTTCCTCCAGCGTTTCGTCACCGAGGCCACGCGCTGGCTGCATGTCGATATCTACGGCTGGACGCCATCGGCCAAACCGGCGCGACCCGAGGGTGGCGAATGCCAGGCGGCGCGCGCGATCTATAAACTCCTGAGCGAACGCTATGGATGA
- a CDS encoding NlpC/P60 family protein, with protein MDDPRLTPARPDLAAKYLEGKVKAARFVAGEEFEIADGLAPLREAPAPDAMLLTQALKGERVTIYDRNGDGFAWGQLNSDGYVGWLPDAALTKPGAAPTHKVTALRTFAFPAASIKLPPVETLSMGASVTVARNHGAFAVTREGWYLPHRHIGGVETMEDDFVAVAERFIGTPYLWGGKSSLGVDCSGLVQISLNAAGIGCPRDSDMQQDGLGRELGPAEAKQLQRGDLIFWNDHVAIARDASTIVHANAHHMATAVENTRDAIARIKAAGSEVMAIKRMG; from the coding sequence ATGGATGATCCGCGGCTGACCCCGGCGCGGCCCGATCTCGCCGCGAAATATCTCGAAGGCAAGGTCAAGGCCGCACGCTTCGTTGCCGGCGAGGAATTCGAAATTGCCGATGGCCTTGCGCCACTGCGCGAGGCGCCGGCCCCGGATGCCATGCTGCTGACTCAGGCGCTGAAGGGCGAGCGCGTCACGATCTATGACCGCAACGGAGACGGTTTTGCCTGGGGCCAACTCAACAGCGACGGCTATGTCGGCTGGCTGCCTGATGCCGCGCTGACAAAACCTGGCGCCGCACCGACGCACAAGGTCACGGCGTTGCGGACCTTTGCGTTTCCCGCCGCTTCGATCAAACTGCCGCCGGTCGAGACGCTGTCGATGGGAGCAAGCGTGACGGTCGCGCGGAACCACGGCGCGTTCGCCGTGACCCGCGAAGGCTGGTATCTGCCGCACCGGCATATCGGCGGCGTTGAGACGATGGAAGATGATTTCGTGGCCGTTGCCGAGCGGTTCATTGGCACGCCCTATCTGTGGGGCGGCAAGAGCAGTCTTGGCGTTGACTGTTCCGGCCTGGTGCAGATTTCACTGAATGCCGCCGGCATCGGCTGTCCGCGCGACAGCGACATGCAGCAGGACGGGCTTGGCCGGGAACTGGGCCCGGCAGAAGCGAAACAGCTGCAGCGCGGCGACCTGATCTTCTGGAACGACCATGTCGCGATTGCGCGCGACGCCTCAACCATCGTCCACGCCAACGCGCATCACATGGCGACCGCGGTCGAAAACACCCGCGATGCGATCGCGCGCATCAAGGCCGCGGGCAGCGAGGTGATGGCGATCAAGCGGATGGGATGA
- a CDS encoding ABC transporter ATP-binding protein: protein MDAINQPLLDIRDLSVAFGASVAVDHVSFSIRRGECVALVGESGSGKSVSALSILRLLPYPIASHPSGSIRFKGRDLLGSSEREMREIRGNDVSIIFQEPMTSLNPLHTIESQIGEILSLHNPVSAAMARARTLELLTQVGIPDPQTRLQSYPHQLSGGQRQRVMIAMALANEPDLLIADEPTTALDVTVQAQILALLAEIRTRLGMSLLFITHDLGIVRRIADVVCVMKNGKIVEQGPVEQVFTAPKHPYTRDLLAAEPKPDPAPPRPDQPVVMSADNLKVWFPVRRGLLRKTVGHIKAVDGVSLAVRKGETLGVVGESGSGKTTLGLALLRLISSNGPIVFLGKNIQGLRFRDMLPFRRDMQIVFQDPFGALSPRMSVGDIVAEGLSVHQRALSYEERETRVIKALNDVGLDPATRFRYPHEFSGGQRQRISIARAVVLEPNFVVLDEPTSALDMLFQAQMVDLLRELQRKRDLTYMFISHDLRVVASLASHLIVMRLGKVVEEGPAAELFKNPKSDYTRALFAAAFRMEADPDAAVGV, encoded by the coding sequence ATGGACGCCATCAACCAGCCTCTGCTCGATATCCGCGACCTCTCGGTGGCGTTCGGCGCCTCGGTCGCGGTCGATCATGTCTCCTTCTCGATCAGGCGCGGCGAGTGCGTGGCGCTGGTCGGCGAGTCCGGTTCCGGAAAGTCGGTCAGTGCGCTGTCGATCCTGAGGCTGTTGCCGTATCCGATCGCGTCGCATCCCTCCGGCAGCATCCGGTTCAAGGGGCGCGATCTGCTGGGATCGTCCGAACGCGAGATGCGCGAGATTCGCGGCAACGACGTCTCGATCATCTTCCAGGAGCCGATGACCTCGCTCAATCCGCTCCATACGATCGAGTCCCAGATCGGCGAGATACTCTCACTCCACAATCCGGTCAGCGCGGCGATGGCGCGGGCGCGGACGCTCGAACTGCTGACGCAAGTCGGCATTCCCGATCCGCAAACCCGGCTGCAAAGCTATCCGCACCAATTGTCCGGCGGCCAGCGCCAGCGCGTCATGATCGCGATGGCGCTCGCCAACGAGCCGGATCTCCTGATCGCGGACGAGCCGACCACCGCGCTCGACGTCACCGTGCAGGCGCAGATCCTGGCGCTGCTGGCCGAGATCCGCACCCGGCTCGGCATGAGCTTGCTTTTCATCACCCACGATCTCGGCATCGTGCGCCGCATCGCCGACGTCGTCTGCGTGATGAAGAATGGCAAGATCGTCGAGCAGGGCCCGGTCGAGCAGGTTTTCACCGCGCCGAAACATCCCTATACGCGCGACCTGCTGGCGGCGGAGCCGAAGCCCGATCCGGCGCCGCCGCGGCCGGACCAGCCGGTCGTGATGTCCGCGGACAATCTAAAAGTCTGGTTTCCGGTCAGGCGCGGCCTGCTGCGCAAGACCGTCGGACATATCAAGGCGGTCGATGGCGTCAGCCTTGCGGTGCGCAAGGGCGAGACGCTCGGCGTGGTCGGCGAATCCGGATCCGGCAAAACCACGCTCGGCCTTGCCCTGCTGCGGCTGATCTCCTCGAACGGCCCGATCGTGTTTCTCGGCAAAAACATCCAGGGGCTGCGCTTCAGGGACATGCTGCCGTTCCGCCGCGACATGCAGATCGTGTTCCAGGATCCGTTCGGCGCGCTGAGCCCGCGCATGTCGGTCGGCGACATCGTCGCCGAAGGCCTGAGCGTGCATCAGCGCGCGCTGTCCTACGAAGAGCGCGAGACGCGCGTCATCAAGGCGCTGAACGACGTCGGTCTCGATCCGGCGACGCGTTTTCGCTATCCGCATGAATTTTCCGGCGGTCAGCGCCAGCGCATCTCAATTGCGCGCGCGGTGGTGCTGGAGCCGAATTTTGTCGTGCTCGATGAGCCGACCAGCGCGCTCGACATGCTGTTCCAGGCCCAGATGGTCGATTTGCTGCGCGAGCTGCAGCGCAAGCGCGATCTGACTTACATGTTCATCTCGCACGATTTGCGCGTGGTGGCCTCCTTGGCCAGCCATCTGATCGTGATGCGGCTTGGAAAGGTAGTCGAGGAAGGCCCGGCCGCCGAACTGTTCAAGAATCCGAAGAGTGATTACACCCGCGCGCTGTTTGCCGCCGCGTTCCGGATGGAAGCCGATCCCGATGCGGCGGTTGGAGTTTAA